One part of the Prionailurus bengalensis isolate Pbe53 chromosome B2, Fcat_Pben_1.1_paternal_pri, whole genome shotgun sequence genome encodes these proteins:
- the KIFC1 gene encoding kinesin-like protein KIFC1 isoform X1 yields the protein MEPQRSPLLEVRGNIQLKRPPVKAPSRLPLPGTRFKRGPDQMEDALEPEKKRTRGLDTVTKIATSRPRAPALTTVPQTQGQTTAPKVPKKTGPRCSTAVATALKNQKPGPAAPAQKPGAAAPVLGGRKPTKRPAWDLKGQLCDLNAELKCCRERTQTLDQENQQLQDQLREAQQQAKSLGAECRTLEGELARAQAQAEQGQQELGNLRARVLELEEQLGTQQGLVRELQKEQLGLQEERRGLAARLEEQERRLQASEAALSGSQAEVASLRQEATTQAALLVEQGERLHGLEMERRRLHNQLQELKGNIRVFCRVRPVLPGEPTPPPGFLLFPSGPGGPSDPPTRLSLSRSDERRGTLSGAPAPPTRHDFSFDRVFPPGSGQDEVFEEIAMLVQSALDGYPVCIFAYGQTGSGKTFTMEGGPGGDPQLEGLIPRALRHLFSVAQELGSQGWTYSFVASYVEIYNETVRDLLATGTRKGQGGECEIRRAGPGSEELTVTNARYVPVSCEKEVEALLHLAHQNRAVARTAQNERSSRSHSVFQLQISGEHAGRGLQCGAPLSLVDLAGSERLDPGLTLGPGERERLRETQAINSSLSTLGLVIMALSNKESHVPYRNSKLTYLLQNSLGGSAKMLMFVNISPLEENVSESLNSLRFASKVQLPPSPGPVRTPGWL from the exons ATGGAGCCGCAG AGGTCCCCCTTGTTGGAAGTGAGGGGGAACATACAGCTAAAAAGACCCCCGGTCAAGGCTCCTTCTCGGCTGCCTCTTCCGGGAACCAGGTTTAAGAGGGGGCCTGACCAGATGGAGGATGCCTTGGAGCCTGAGAAG AAAAGGACACGAGGCCTGGACACAGTGACCAAAATTGCCACATCCCGCCCCAGAGCACCAGCCCTCACCACAGTGCCACAGACACAAGGCCAGACCACAG CTCCAAAAGTTCCCAAGAAGACAGGACCCCGATGTTCCACAGCTGTTGCCACAG CGCTGAAGAATCAGAAACCAGGCCCTGCTGCTCCTGCCCAGAAGCCTGGAG CGGCTGCTCCCGTGCTGGGAGGGAGGAAACCCACCAAACGTCCGGCCTGGGACTTAAAGGGTCAGTTATGTGACCTAAATGCAGAGCTGAAATGCTGTCGTGAGAGGACTCAGACATTGGACCAGGAGAACCAACAGCTACAGGACCAGCTCCGGGAGGCCCAACAACAGGCCAAGTCCCTGGGGGCAGAATGCAGGACACTGGAAGGGGAGTTGGCCAGGGCGCAGGCCCAGGCCGAGCAGGGCCAACAGGAATTGGGGAACCTAAGGGCCCGCGTCCTGGAGCTAGAAGAGCAGCTGGGCACACAGCAGGGCTTGGTGCGAGAGCTCCAGAAAGAACAGTTGGGGTTGCAGGAGGAGCGAAGGGGACTGGCCGCCCGGCTGGAGGAGCAGGAG AGGAGGCTACAGGCGTCAGAAGCAGCTCTGTCAGGCAGCCAAGCAGAGGTGGCGTCTCTGCGCCAGGAGGCTACAACCCAGGCGGCCTTACTAGTGGAGCAAGGAGAACGTCTCCATGGGCTAGAGATGGAGCGCCGGCGATTACACAACCAGCTACAGGAACTCAAAGGCAATATCCGTGTGTTCTGCCGGGTCCGCCCTGTCCTTCCAGGggagcccaccccaccccctggcttCCTCCTGTTTCCCTCTGGCCCTGGTGGGCCCTCTGATCCTCCAACCCGCCTCAGCCTCTCCCGATCTGACGAGCGTCGTGGGACCCTGAGTGGGGCGCCGGCCCCCCCCACCCGCCATGACTTCTCCTTTGACCGGGTCTTCCCACCAGGGAGTGGACAGGACGAAGTGTTTGAGGAGATTGCCATGCTTGTCCAGTCAGCCCTGGATGGCTACCCAGTATGCATCTTTGCCTACGGCCAGACAGGCAGTGGCAAGACCTTCACGATGGAGGGTGGGCCTGGGGGAGACCCCCAGCTGGAGGGGCTGATCCCTCGGGCCCTGCGGCATCTCTTCTCCGTGGCCCAGGAGCTGGGCAGCCAGGGCTGGACCTACAGCTTTGTGGCAAGCTATGTAGAGATCTATAATGAGACTGTCCGAGACCTGCTGGCCACCGGGACCCGGAAGGGCCAGGGTGGTGAGTGTGAGATTCGCCGGGCAGGGCCAGGAAGCGAGGAGCTTACTGTCACCAATGCCCGATATGTTCCTGTCTCCTGTGAGAAAGAG GTGGAGGCCCTGCTCCATCTGGCCCACCAGAACCGGGCTGTGGCCCGCACAGCCCAGAATGAGCGATCATCACGCAGTCACAGTGTGTTCCAGCTGCAGATCTCTGGGGAGCATGCTGGGCGAGGCCTGCAATGTGGGGCCCCCCTCAGCCTTGTGGACCTGGCAGGGAGTGAGCGGCTAGACCCCGGCTTAACCCTTGGCCCTGGGGAGCGGGAACGCCTTCGGGAAACCCAAGCCATTAACAGCAGCCTGTCTACCCTGGGGCTGGTCATCATGGCCTTGAGCAACAAG GAGTCCCATGTGCCTTACCGGAACAGCAAGCTCACCTACCTGCTGCAGAACTCTCTGGGTGGCAGCGCTAAGAT gCTCATGTTTGTGAACATTTCCCCTCTGGAAGAGAACGTGTCCGAGTCCCTCAACTCCCTACGCTTTGCCTCCAAGGTGCAGTTACCACCAAGCCCAGGCCCTGTCAGGACCCCTGGGTGGTTGTAG
- the KIFC1 gene encoding kinesin-like protein KIFC1 isoform X2: MEPQRSPLLEVRGNIQLKRPPVKAPSRLPLPGTRFKRGPDQMEDALEPEKKRTRGLDTVTKIATSRPRAPALTTVPQTQGQTTAPKVPKKTGPRCSTAVATALKNQKPGPAAPAQKPGAAAPVLGGRKPTKRPAWDLKGQLCDLNAELKCCRERTQTLDQENQQLQDQLREAQQQAKSLGAECRTLEGELARAQAQAEQGQQELGNLRARVLELEEQLGTQQGLVRELQKEQLGLQEERRGLAARLEEQERRLQASEAALSGSQAEVASLRQEATTQAALLVEQGERLHGLEMERRRLHNQLQELKGNIRVFCRVRPVLPGEPTPPPGFLLFPSGPGGPSDPPTRLSLSRSDERRGTLSGAPAPPTRHDFSFDRVFPPGSGQDEVFEEIAMLVQSALDGYPVCIFAYGQTGSGKTFTMEGGPGGDPQLEGLIPRALRHLFSVAQELGSQGWTYSFVASYVEIYNETVRDLLATGTRKGQGGECEIRRAGPGSEELTVTNARYVPVSCEKEVEALLHLAHQNRAVARTAQNERSSRSHSVFQLQISGEHAGRGLQCGAPLSLVDLAGSERLDPGLTLGPGERERLRETQAINSSLSTLGLVIMALSNKESHVPYRNSKLTYLLQNSLGGSAKMLMFVNISPLEENVSESLNSLRFASKVNQCVIGTAQANRK, encoded by the exons ATGGAGCCGCAG AGGTCCCCCTTGTTGGAAGTGAGGGGGAACATACAGCTAAAAAGACCCCCGGTCAAGGCTCCTTCTCGGCTGCCTCTTCCGGGAACCAGGTTTAAGAGGGGGCCTGACCAGATGGAGGATGCCTTGGAGCCTGAGAAG AAAAGGACACGAGGCCTGGACACAGTGACCAAAATTGCCACATCCCGCCCCAGAGCACCAGCCCTCACCACAGTGCCACAGACACAAGGCCAGACCACAG CTCCAAAAGTTCCCAAGAAGACAGGACCCCGATGTTCCACAGCTGTTGCCACAG CGCTGAAGAATCAGAAACCAGGCCCTGCTGCTCCTGCCCAGAAGCCTGGAG CGGCTGCTCCCGTGCTGGGAGGGAGGAAACCCACCAAACGTCCGGCCTGGGACTTAAAGGGTCAGTTATGTGACCTAAATGCAGAGCTGAAATGCTGTCGTGAGAGGACTCAGACATTGGACCAGGAGAACCAACAGCTACAGGACCAGCTCCGGGAGGCCCAACAACAGGCCAAGTCCCTGGGGGCAGAATGCAGGACACTGGAAGGGGAGTTGGCCAGGGCGCAGGCCCAGGCCGAGCAGGGCCAACAGGAATTGGGGAACCTAAGGGCCCGCGTCCTGGAGCTAGAAGAGCAGCTGGGCACACAGCAGGGCTTGGTGCGAGAGCTCCAGAAAGAACAGTTGGGGTTGCAGGAGGAGCGAAGGGGACTGGCCGCCCGGCTGGAGGAGCAGGAG AGGAGGCTACAGGCGTCAGAAGCAGCTCTGTCAGGCAGCCAAGCAGAGGTGGCGTCTCTGCGCCAGGAGGCTACAACCCAGGCGGCCTTACTAGTGGAGCAAGGAGAACGTCTCCATGGGCTAGAGATGGAGCGCCGGCGATTACACAACCAGCTACAGGAACTCAAAGGCAATATCCGTGTGTTCTGCCGGGTCCGCCCTGTCCTTCCAGGggagcccaccccaccccctggcttCCTCCTGTTTCCCTCTGGCCCTGGTGGGCCCTCTGATCCTCCAACCCGCCTCAGCCTCTCCCGATCTGACGAGCGTCGTGGGACCCTGAGTGGGGCGCCGGCCCCCCCCACCCGCCATGACTTCTCCTTTGACCGGGTCTTCCCACCAGGGAGTGGACAGGACGAAGTGTTTGAGGAGATTGCCATGCTTGTCCAGTCAGCCCTGGATGGCTACCCAGTATGCATCTTTGCCTACGGCCAGACAGGCAGTGGCAAGACCTTCACGATGGAGGGTGGGCCTGGGGGAGACCCCCAGCTGGAGGGGCTGATCCCTCGGGCCCTGCGGCATCTCTTCTCCGTGGCCCAGGAGCTGGGCAGCCAGGGCTGGACCTACAGCTTTGTGGCAAGCTATGTAGAGATCTATAATGAGACTGTCCGAGACCTGCTGGCCACCGGGACCCGGAAGGGCCAGGGTGGTGAGTGTGAGATTCGCCGGGCAGGGCCAGGAAGCGAGGAGCTTACTGTCACCAATGCCCGATATGTTCCTGTCTCCTGTGAGAAAGAG GTGGAGGCCCTGCTCCATCTGGCCCACCAGAACCGGGCTGTGGCCCGCACAGCCCAGAATGAGCGATCATCACGCAGTCACAGTGTGTTCCAGCTGCAGATCTCTGGGGAGCATGCTGGGCGAGGCCTGCAATGTGGGGCCCCCCTCAGCCTTGTGGACCTGGCAGGGAGTGAGCGGCTAGACCCCGGCTTAACCCTTGGCCCTGGGGAGCGGGAACGCCTTCGGGAAACCCAAGCCATTAACAGCAGCCTGTCTACCCTGGGGCTGGTCATCATGGCCTTGAGCAACAAG GAGTCCCATGTGCCTTACCGGAACAGCAAGCTCACCTACCTGCTGCAGAACTCTCTGGGTGGCAGCGCTAAGAT gCTCATGTTTGTGAACATTTCCCCTCTGGAAGAGAACGTGTCCGAGTCCCTCAACTCCCTACGCTTTGCCTCCAAG GTGAACCAGTGTGTTATTGGTACGGCCCAGGCTAACAGGAAATGA